The Arvicanthis niloticus isolate mArvNil1 chromosome 2, mArvNil1.pat.X, whole genome shotgun sequence genome includes a window with the following:
- the Adissp gene encoding adipose-secreted signaling protein isoform X2, with protein MAAANRGSKPRVRSIRFAAGHDAEGSQGHVHFDEKLHDSVVMVTQEGDNSFLVKVGFLKILHRYEITFTLPPVRRLSKDIHEAPVHSLHLKLLSVTPIPEGYSIKCEYSAHKEGVLKEEMLLACEGDIGTCVRVTVQARVMDRHHGTPMLLDGVKCVGAELEYDSEQSDWHGFD; from the exons ATGGCTGCAGCTAACAGAG gCAGTAAGCCCAGAGTCCGAAGTATCCGCTTTGCAGCAGGCCATGATGCAGAAGGCTCCCAGGGCCACGTCCACTTTGATGAAAAGCTGCATGACTCGGTGGTCATGGTTACTCAGGAGGGTGACAACAGCTTCCTAGTCAAG GTTGGCTTCCTGAAGATCCTGCACAGGTATGAGATTACCTTCACTCTGCCTCCAGTGCGCAGACTGAGCAAGGACATCCATGAGGCCCCTGTCCACAGCTTGCACCTCAAGCTTCTCAGCGTCACACCCATCCCTGAGG GTTACAGCATCAAGTGTGAGTACTCGGCACACAAAGAAGGTGTCCTCAAAGAGGAGATGCTCCTGGCCTGCGAGGGTGACATAGGCACCTGTGTGCGTGTGACGGTGCAGGCACGGGTCATGG ACCGGCACCACGGTACACCCATGCTGCTGGATGGTGTCAAGTGTGTGGGCGCCGAGCTGGAGTATGACTCGGAACAGAGCGACTGGCACGGCTTCGACTGA
- the Hspa12b gene encoding heat shock 70 kDa protein 12B, which yields MLTVPEMGLQGLYISSSPERSPVPSPPGSPRTQESCGIAPLTPSQSPKPEARAPQQASFSVVVAIDFGTTSSGYAFSFASDPEAIHMMRKWEGGDPGVAHQKTPTCLLLTPEGIFHSFGYTARDYYHDLDPEEARDWLYFEKFKMKIHSATDLTLKTQLEAVNGKKMMALEVFAHALRFFKDHALQELREQSECVLKRDAVRWVLTVPAIWKQPAKQFMREAAYLAGLVSREDAEKLLIALEPEAASVYCRKLRLHQLMDLSSRTTGGGRLGERRSIDSSFRHAREQLRRSRHSRTFLVESGVGELWAEMQEGDRYMVADCGGGTVDLTVHQLEQPHGTLKELYKASGGPYGAVGVDLAFEQLLCRIFGEDFIAKFKRQRPAAWVDLTIAFEARKRTAGPHRAGALNISLPFSFIDFYRKQRGHNVETALRRSSVNFVKWSSQGMLRMSCEAMNELFQPTVSGIIQHIEMLLAKPEVQGVKLLFLVGGFAESAVLQHAVQEALGTRGLRVVVPHDVGLTILKGAVLFGQAPGVVRVRRSPLTYGVGVLNRFVPGHHPPEKLLVRDGRRWCTDVFERFVAAEQSVALGEEVRRSYCPARPGQRRVLINLYCCAAEDARFITDPGVRKCGALSLELEPEGCPENTGTSPSRREIRAAMQFGDTEIKVTAVDVSTNRSVRAAIDFLSN from the exons GCTCTAGCCCAGAGAGGTCCCCGGTACCCAGCCCTCCTGGCTCCCCGAGGACCCAAGAGAGCTGTGGTATTGCTCCCCTCACGCCTTCACAGTCTCCG aagccagaggcccgAGCTCCACAGCAGGCTTCCTTCTCTGTGGTTGTGGCCATCGACTTTGGGACCACATCCAGTGGCTATGCCTTCAGCTTTGCTAGTGACCCTGAGGCCATCCACATGATGAG GAAATGGGAGGGAGGGGACCCAGGTGTGGCCCACCAGAAGACCCCCACTTGCCTGCTGCTGACCCCAGAAGGCATCTTCCACAGTTTTGGCTACACGGCCCGTGACTACTACCACGACCTAGACCCCGAGGAGGCTCGGGACTGGCTCTACTTTGAGAAGTTTAAGATGAAGATCCACAGTGCCACT GATCTTACCTTGAAGACCCAGCTAGAGGCGGTAAATGGGAAGAAGATGATGGCTCTGGAGGTGTTTGCCCATGCTCTCCGTTTCTTCAAGGATCACGCCCTTCAG gagctgagagaacagagtgAGTGTGTGCTGAAGAGAGATGCTGTGCGCTGGGTACTGACAGTGCCTGCCATCTGGAAACAGCCAGCTAAACAGTTCATGAGAGAAGCTGCCTACCTG gctggcctggtgtCTCGAGAGGATGCAGAAAAACTACTCATCGCTCTGGAGCCTGAGGCTGCCTCTGTCTACTGTCGAAAACTTCGCCTGCACCAGCTCATGGACCTGAGTAGCCGGACCACGGGTGGTGGGCGCCTGGGTGAGCGGCGGTCCATTGACTCCAGCTTTCGACACG CCCGGGAGCAGCTGCGTAGGTCTCGCCACAGCCGAACATTCCTGGTGGAGTCCGGTGTGGGAGAACTGTGGGCAGAGATGCAGGAAG GAGACCGCTACATGGTGGCAGACTGTGGGGGTGGCACTGTGGACCTGACGGTACACCAGCTGGAGCAGCCTCATGGAACCCTCAAGGAGCTCTACAAGGCTTCTG GAGGCCCTTATGGCGCAGTAGGCGTGGACTTGGCCTTTGAGCAGCTGCTCTGCCGTATATTCGGGGAGGACTTCATCGCCAAATTCAAAAGGCAACGGCCAGCAGCTTGGGTGGATCTAACCATTGCCTTTGAGGCCCGCAAACGCACAGCAGGCCCGCACCGGGCAGGGGCGCTCAACATTTCGCTTCCCTTCTCTTTCATTGACTTCTACCGCAAGCAACGAGGCCACAATGTGGAGACCGCCCTGCGCAGGAGCAG TGTGAACTTCGTAAAGTGGTCCTCACAGGGGATGCTCCGGATGTCCTGTGAGGCTATGAATGAGCTGTTTCAGCCCACAGTCAGTGGGATCATCCAACACATAG AGATGCTGCTGGCTAAGCCTGAGGTGCAGGGTGTGAAGTTGCTATTCCTGGTGGGCGGCTTTGCTGAGTCAGCGGTGCTGCAGCATGCGGTTCAGGAAGCGCTGGGAACTCGTGGCCTGCGCGTTGTGGTCCCTCACGATGTGGGCCTCACCATCCTCAAAGGAGCAGTGCTCTTCGGCCAGGCACCCGGTGTGGTGCGAGTGCGCCGCTCCCCACTCACTTATGGTGTGGGCGTGCTCAATCGTTTTGTGCCtggccaccacccaccagagaagCTGCTCGTTCGGGATGGGCGCCGCTGGTGCACCGATGTCTTTGAGCGCTTCGTAGCAGCAGAGCAGTCGGTGGCCCTAGGAGAGGAGGTGAGGCGCAGCTACTGTCCTGCGCGCCCGGGCCAGCGGCGTGTGCTCATCAATCTGTACTGCTGTGCAGCGGAGGATGCGCGCTTCATCACTGACCCTGGTGTGCGCAAGTGTGGTGCACTCAGCCTGGAGCTTGAGCCTGAAGGCTGCCCGGAAAACACAGGCACATCCCCTAGCCGCCGGGAGATCCGTGCTGCCATGCAATTTGGCGATACTGAGATTAAGGTCACCGCTGTGGATGTCAGCACCAATCGCTCTGTGCGGGCAGCCATCGATTTTCTTTCCAACTGA
- the Adissp gene encoding adipose-secreted signaling protein isoform X1 has translation MAAANRGSKPRVRSIRFAAGHDAEGSQGHVHFDEKLHDSVVMVTQEGDNSFLVKVGFLKILHRYEITFTLPPVRRLSKDIHEAPVHSLHLKLLSVTPIPEAGYSIKCEYSAHKEGVLKEEMLLACEGDIGTCVRVTVQARVMDRHHGTPMLLDGVKCVGAELEYDSEQSDWHGFD, from the exons ATGGCTGCAGCTAACAGAG gCAGTAAGCCCAGAGTCCGAAGTATCCGCTTTGCAGCAGGCCATGATGCAGAAGGCTCCCAGGGCCACGTCCACTTTGATGAAAAGCTGCATGACTCGGTGGTCATGGTTACTCAGGAGGGTGACAACAGCTTCCTAGTCAAG GTTGGCTTCCTGAAGATCCTGCACAGGTATGAGATTACCTTCACTCTGCCTCCAGTGCGCAGACTGAGCAAGGACATCCATGAGGCCCCTGTCCACAGCTTGCACCTCAAGCTTCTCAGCGTCACACCCATCCCTGAGG CAGGTTACAGCATCAAGTGTGAGTACTCGGCACACAAAGAAGGTGTCCTCAAAGAGGAGATGCTCCTGGCCTGCGAGGGTGACATAGGCACCTGTGTGCGTGTGACGGTGCAGGCACGGGTCATGG ACCGGCACCACGGTACACCCATGCTGCTGGATGGTGTCAAGTGTGTGGGCGCCGAGCTGGAGTATGACTCGGAACAGAGCGACTGGCACGGCTTCGACTGA